A single Clavibacter nebraskensis NCPPB 2581 DNA region contains:
- the acnA gene encoding aconitate hydratase AcnA, whose protein sequence is MSAINSFGAKDTLRVGDTDYEIYRIDTVAGHERLPFSLKVLLENLLRTEDGKNVTGSQISAFGDWAPDSEPDTEIQFTPARVVMQDFTGVPCIVDLATMREAVGELGGDPTKINPLAPAELVIDHSVIADLFGSEDALERNVDIEYERNGERYQFLRWGQTAFEDFKVVPPGTGIVHQVNIEHLARVTMTREVGGVLQAYPDTCVGTDSHTTMVNGLGVLGWGVGGIEAEAAMLGQPVSMLIPKVVGFKLSGEIPTGVTATDVVLTITQMLRQHGVVGKFVEFYGTGVGAVPLANRATIGNMSPEFGSTAAVFPIDDVTLEYLRLTGRSEEQVALVEAYAKEQKLWHDADVEPSFSEYLELDLSTVVPSIAGPKRPQDRIELTDAKSQFERDLNDYATVDHDIVDLTTAMSFPASDPGELQPEDEHSSHEHHHASQSPASVTKPTRVTLQDGSDFTLDHGAVAIAAITSCTNTSNPSVMLAAGLLARNASKKGLKAKPWVKTTLAPGSKVVTDYYEKSGLTTYLEALGFYTVGYGCTTCIGNSGPLIDEISTAVQDNDLAVTAVLSGNRNFEGRINPDVKMNYLASPPLVIAYALAGSMNFDFDSDALGTDSDGNDVFLKDIWPDAAEVQSTIDSSIDTGMFTHQYAGVFDGDERWRSLPTPTGATFEWDAESTYVRKPPYFEGLTMEITPVSDIQGARVLAKLGDSVTTDHISPAGSIKADSPAGRYLDEHGVGRKDYNSYGSRRGNHEVMIRGTFANIRLRNQLLDGVEGGYTRDFTQEGGPQSFIYDASENYQAAGTPLVILGGKEYGSGSSRDWAAKGTSLLGVKAVITESFERIHRSNLIGMGVVPLQFPAGESWASLGLDGTEQISITGLEELNSGTTPRTVHVVAAPTADSPAGKQTVEFDAVVRIDTPGEADYYRNGGILQYVLRSLVA, encoded by the coding sequence GTGTCTGCAATCAACAGCTTCGGCGCGAAGGACACACTCCGCGTCGGGGACACCGACTACGAGATCTACCGCATCGACACCGTGGCGGGCCACGAGCGTCTCCCGTTCAGCCTCAAGGTGCTGCTCGAGAACCTCCTCCGCACCGAGGACGGCAAGAACGTCACCGGCAGCCAGATCAGCGCCTTCGGCGACTGGGCCCCGGACTCCGAGCCCGACACCGAGATCCAGTTCACGCCCGCGCGCGTCGTGATGCAGGACTTCACGGGCGTCCCCTGCATCGTCGACCTCGCCACCATGCGCGAGGCCGTCGGCGAGCTGGGCGGAGACCCCACCAAGATCAACCCGCTGGCACCCGCCGAGCTCGTGATCGACCACTCGGTCATCGCCGACCTCTTCGGCTCCGAGGACGCGCTCGAGCGCAACGTCGACATCGAGTACGAGCGCAACGGCGAGCGTTACCAGTTCCTCCGCTGGGGCCAGACGGCGTTCGAGGACTTCAAGGTCGTCCCGCCCGGCACCGGCATCGTCCACCAGGTCAACATCGAGCACCTCGCGCGCGTCACCATGACGCGCGAGGTGGGCGGCGTCCTCCAGGCCTACCCCGACACCTGCGTCGGCACCGACTCGCACACCACCATGGTCAACGGCCTGGGCGTGCTGGGCTGGGGCGTCGGCGGCATCGAGGCGGAGGCGGCCATGCTCGGCCAGCCCGTCTCGATGCTCATCCCCAAGGTCGTCGGCTTCAAGCTCTCGGGCGAGATCCCCACGGGCGTCACCGCGACCGACGTGGTGCTCACTATCACGCAGATGCTCCGCCAGCATGGCGTCGTGGGCAAGTTCGTGGAGTTCTACGGCACGGGCGTCGGCGCCGTCCCGCTCGCGAACCGCGCCACCATCGGCAACATGAGCCCCGAGTTCGGCTCCACCGCGGCCGTCTTCCCCATCGACGACGTCACCCTCGAGTACCTGCGCCTCACCGGCCGCAGCGAGGAGCAGGTCGCGCTCGTGGAGGCGTACGCCAAGGAGCAGAAGCTCTGGCACGACGCGGACGTCGAGCCGTCGTTCAGCGAGTACCTCGAGCTCGACCTCTCCACGGTCGTCCCCTCCATCGCCGGCCCGAAGCGCCCGCAGGACCGCATCGAGCTCACCGACGCCAAGTCGCAGTTCGAGCGCGACCTCAACGACTACGCGACCGTCGACCACGACATCGTCGACCTCACCACGGCCATGAGCTTCCCCGCGTCCGACCCGGGCGAGCTCCAGCCAGAGGACGAGCACTCGTCGCACGAGCACCACCACGCGTCGCAGAGCCCCGCCTCGGTCACGAAGCCCACGCGCGTCACCCTGCAGGACGGCAGCGACTTCACGCTGGACCACGGCGCGGTCGCCATCGCCGCCATCACGTCGTGCACCAACACGTCGAACCCGTCGGTCATGCTCGCGGCCGGGCTCCTCGCCCGCAACGCCAGCAAGAAGGGCCTCAAGGCCAAGCCGTGGGTGAAGACCACGCTGGCGCCCGGATCCAAGGTCGTCACGGACTACTACGAGAAGTCCGGCCTCACCACGTACCTCGAGGCCCTCGGCTTCTACACGGTCGGCTACGGCTGCACCACATGCATCGGCAACTCGGGCCCGCTGATCGACGAGATCTCCACCGCGGTGCAGGACAACGACCTCGCCGTCACGGCCGTCCTCTCGGGCAACCGGAACTTCGAGGGCCGCATCAACCCCGACGTGAAGATGAACTACCTCGCGAGCCCGCCGCTCGTGATCGCGTACGCGCTGGCCGGGTCGATGAACTTCGACTTCGACTCCGACGCGCTCGGCACCGACAGCGACGGCAACGACGTGTTCCTCAAGGACATCTGGCCCGACGCGGCCGAGGTCCAGTCGACCATCGACAGCTCCATCGACACGGGCATGTTCACGCACCAGTACGCCGGCGTCTTCGACGGCGACGAGCGCTGGCGCTCGCTCCCCACCCCCACGGGCGCGACGTTCGAGTGGGACGCCGAGTCCACCTACGTGCGGAAGCCCCCGTACTTCGAGGGCCTCACCATGGAGATCACGCCGGTGTCCGACATCCAGGGCGCGCGCGTCCTGGCGAAGCTCGGCGACTCGGTCACGACCGACCACATCAGCCCCGCCGGCTCCATCAAGGCGGACAGCCCCGCGGGCCGCTACCTCGACGAGCACGGCGTCGGCCGCAAGGACTACAACTCATACGGCTCGCGCCGCGGCAACCACGAGGTCATGATCCGCGGCACGTTCGCGAACATCCGCCTGCGCAACCAGCTGCTCGACGGCGTCGAGGGCGGGTACACGCGCGACTTCACGCAGGAGGGCGGCCCGCAGTCGTTCATCTACGACGCGTCCGAGAACTACCAGGCGGCGGGCACCCCGCTCGTCATCCTCGGCGGCAAGGAGTACGGCTCCGGCTCGTCGCGCGACTGGGCGGCGAAGGGCACGAGCCTCCTGGGCGTCAAGGCGGTCATCACGGAGAGCTTCGAGCGGATCCACCGCTCCAACCTCATCGGCATGGGCGTCGTCCCGCTGCAGTTCCCGGCGGGCGAGTCCTGGGCCTCGCTCGGGCTCGACGGCACCGAGCAGATCAGCATCACCGGGCTCGAGGAGCTGAACTCGGGCACGACGCCGCGCACGGTCCACGTGGTCGCGGCGCCCACCGCCGACTCGCCCGCGGGCAAGCAGACGGTGGAGTTCGACGCGGTCGTGCGCATCGACACCCCCGGCGAGGCGGACTACTACCGCAACGGCGGGATCCTGCAGTACGTGCTGCGCAGCCTGGTGGCGTAA
- the dxs gene encoding 1-deoxy-D-xylulose-5-phosphate synthase gives MGILETITGPRDLDRLSREQMLELAAEIRQFLVAEVSKTGGHLGPNLGVVETTLAIHRVFDSPKDPIVFDTGHQSYVHKLLTGRQDFSRLRGSGGLAGYPQRSESEHDIVESSHASSSLSWADGISRAFGITGQTDRHVVAVVGDGALTGGMTWEALNNISDDNTRKLIIVVNDNGRSYAPTIGGMARFLNTVRTRRTYRGLYETSQRVFGVFGAPGDSLYRGLRGGLHGFLTRVTDNEALYSNLDIKYLGPIDGHDQQAMEEALEQARDYGAPVIVHAITEKGRGYEPARRDVADQFHAVGQIDPETGEPIDPSQAVSWTSVFADEILALADEDPRIVGITAAMLRPVGLHRFAEKHPDRVHDVGIAEQHAVTSAAGLAYGGLHPVVALYATFVNRAFDQVLMDVALHRAGVTFVLDRAGVTGPDGPSHHGMWDLALLQIVPHIRLSAPRDATRLREELGEAVKVDDAPTVVRFSKGNVGDELEAVRRLDDGVDVLHESASQDVLIVTVGPMATMGIEVAERLAAQGIGATVVDPRWVVPVPRSVVELGGEHRLVVTIEDGVVVGGIGTRIRQDLREAGIDTGVTELGLPDEFLDHGTRSEILERVGLTPQHIARDVVAQVLGSRVPSARPLPEDEERVSMRAEDDEQG, from the coding sequence ATGGGAATCCTCGAGACGATCACGGGACCCCGGGACCTCGACCGGCTGAGCCGCGAGCAGATGCTCGAGCTCGCCGCCGAGATCCGGCAGTTCCTCGTCGCGGAGGTCTCCAAGACGGGCGGCCATCTCGGGCCGAACCTCGGCGTCGTCGAGACGACGCTGGCGATCCACCGGGTCTTCGACTCGCCGAAGGACCCCATCGTCTTCGACACCGGGCACCAGTCGTACGTGCACAAGCTGCTCACGGGCCGACAGGACTTCTCCCGGCTCCGCGGGTCGGGCGGCCTCGCCGGGTACCCGCAGCGGTCGGAGTCCGAGCACGACATCGTCGAGAGCTCGCACGCGTCGAGCTCGCTGAGCTGGGCGGACGGGATCTCGCGGGCCTTCGGCATCACCGGCCAGACCGACCGGCACGTGGTCGCCGTGGTGGGCGACGGCGCCCTCACCGGCGGCATGACGTGGGAGGCGCTGAACAACATCTCCGACGACAACACGCGGAAGCTCATCATCGTCGTCAACGACAACGGCCGCTCCTACGCGCCGACCATCGGCGGCATGGCCCGCTTCCTCAACACGGTGCGCACCCGCCGGACCTACCGCGGCCTCTACGAGACGAGCCAGCGCGTGTTCGGCGTCTTCGGCGCCCCGGGGGACAGCCTGTACCGCGGCCTCCGCGGCGGGCTCCACGGATTCCTCACGCGCGTCACCGACAACGAGGCGCTGTACTCGAACCTCGACATCAAGTACCTGGGCCCGATCGACGGCCACGACCAGCAGGCGATGGAGGAGGCCCTCGAGCAGGCCCGCGACTACGGCGCGCCCGTCATCGTCCACGCCATCACGGAGAAGGGCCGCGGCTACGAGCCCGCCCGGCGGGACGTGGCCGACCAGTTCCACGCGGTGGGGCAGATCGACCCCGAGACGGGCGAGCCCATCGACCCGTCGCAGGCCGTGAGCTGGACGAGCGTGTTCGCGGACGAGATCCTGGCCCTCGCGGACGAGGATCCCCGCATCGTCGGCATCACCGCCGCGATGCTCCGCCCAGTGGGCCTGCACAGGTTCGCCGAGAAGCACCCCGACCGCGTGCACGACGTCGGCATCGCGGAGCAGCACGCCGTGACGAGCGCCGCGGGCCTGGCGTACGGCGGACTGCACCCGGTCGTCGCGCTCTACGCGACCTTCGTCAACCGCGCCTTCGACCAGGTGCTCATGGACGTCGCCCTGCACCGCGCGGGCGTGACCTTCGTGCTCGACCGGGCCGGCGTCACCGGTCCCGACGGTCCGAGCCACCACGGCATGTGGGACCTGGCGCTGCTGCAGATCGTGCCCCACATCCGCCTGAGCGCCCCGCGCGACGCGACGCGGCTCCGCGAGGAGCTGGGGGAGGCCGTGAAGGTCGACGACGCACCCACCGTCGTGCGCTTCTCCAAGGGCAACGTGGGCGACGAGCTCGAGGCCGTGCGGCGCCTCGACGACGGCGTCGACGTGCTGCACGAGTCGGCGTCCCAGGACGTGCTCATCGTCACGGTGGGCCCCATGGCGACGATGGGCATCGAGGTCGCGGAGCGCCTCGCCGCGCAGGGCATCGGCGCGACCGTGGTGGATCCCCGGTGGGTCGTGCCCGTGCCGCGCAGCGTCGTGGAGCTCGGCGGAGAGCACCGCCTCGTCGTGACCATCGAGGACGGCGTCGTGGTCGGCGGCATCGGCACGCGGATCCGCCAGGACCTGCGCGAGGCCGGCATCGACACCGGCGTGACGGAGCTGGGCCTCCCCGACGAGTTCCTCGACCACGGCACGCGATCGGAGATCCTCGAGCGCGTCGGCCTCACCCCGCAGCACATCGCGCGTGACGTCGTCGCCCAGGTGCTCGGGAGCCGCGTGCCCTCCGCTCGGCCGCTGCCGGAGGACGAGGAGCGCGTGTCGATGCGCGCGGAGGACGACGAGCAGGGCTAG
- a CDS encoding 3-hydroxyacyl-CoA dehydrogenase NAD-binding domain-containing protein, whose translation MTDTSRFRELVALDPDEVVTHSFVRDVPLPSGGVLALVTLDNGRDHTRPSTLGPATLLELADALDSLATRAAAGEIRGVAITGKPFILAAGADLSKVGEIPSRDVGRQMAQLGHDTLGRLHRLGVPSFTFVNGLALGGGLEIGLNSDYRTVDESVPAVALPEVFLGIIPGWGGAWLLPNLIGIENALKVIIENPLKNNRTLKAQDVMELGIADASFPSASFLEQSIRWADGVISGAIEVKRPNAPGRLERIAKWDVAIGIARRSLEQRIGTVALSPYRALDLLQAAKRSTREEGFAAEDEALADLISGDQFRASIYAFDLVQKRAKRPAGAPDKALARKVTKVGVVGAGLMASQFALLFVRRLQVPVVITDLDQARVDAGVAGIHGEIRKLAEKGRVSPDEANRLTALVTGTTDKADFADADWVIEAVFEELGVKQAVFAEIEQHVSETAILATNTSSLSVERIAERLRHPERVVGFHFFNPVAVMPLIEVVRTPQTTDETLSTAMQVAKQLRKNAVITRDTPGFVVNRILAKVLGEAMHAVDTGTPFEVVDRSLAPFGLPMTPFELLELVGLKVGAHVLDTHHAAFPDRFFESPNLHRLADLGRIYARDAKGRPTGFDKEAVRIVKGGKSPMTAEEIRERVETGLADEVHRMLEDDVVHAAEDIDLCLILGAGYPFQMGGLTPYLDRVGASDRAFGDTFHHPPIRGVE comes from the coding sequence GTGACCGACACCAGCCGCTTCCGGGAGCTCGTGGCGCTCGATCCCGACGAGGTCGTCACGCACTCGTTCGTCCGCGACGTGCCGCTGCCGTCCGGCGGCGTGCTCGCGCTCGTCACGCTCGACAACGGCCGCGACCACACGCGGCCGTCCACCCTCGGCCCGGCCACGCTGCTCGAGCTCGCGGACGCGCTCGACAGCCTGGCGACCCGGGCGGCCGCCGGGGAGATCCGCGGTGTCGCGATCACGGGCAAGCCGTTCATCCTCGCCGCGGGCGCCGATCTCAGCAAGGTCGGCGAGATCCCCAGCCGCGATGTCGGCCGCCAGATGGCGCAGCTCGGGCACGACACCCTCGGACGCCTGCACCGCCTCGGCGTGCCGTCGTTCACGTTCGTCAACGGGCTCGCGCTCGGCGGCGGTCTCGAGATCGGCCTGAACTCCGACTACCGCACGGTCGACGAGTCCGTCCCGGCCGTCGCTCTGCCCGAGGTGTTCCTCGGGATCATCCCCGGCTGGGGCGGCGCGTGGCTGCTGCCGAACCTCATCGGCATCGAGAACGCGCTCAAGGTCATCATCGAGAACCCGCTCAAGAACAACCGCACGCTGAAGGCCCAGGACGTCATGGAGCTCGGCATCGCCGACGCGTCGTTCCCGTCCGCGTCCTTCCTCGAGCAGTCGATCCGGTGGGCTGACGGGGTCATCTCCGGGGCGATCGAGGTGAAGCGCCCGAACGCACCCGGCCGCCTCGAGCGCATCGCCAAGTGGGACGTGGCCATCGGCATCGCCCGGAGGTCGCTCGAGCAGCGCATCGGCACGGTGGCCCTCTCGCCGTACCGCGCCCTCGACCTGCTGCAGGCCGCGAAGCGGAGCACGCGCGAGGAAGGCTTCGCCGCCGAGGACGAGGCCCTCGCCGACCTCATCTCCGGCGACCAGTTCCGCGCGAGCATCTACGCGTTCGACCTCGTGCAGAAGCGCGCCAAGCGGCCCGCGGGAGCGCCGGACAAGGCGCTGGCCCGGAAGGTCACCAAGGTCGGGGTCGTCGGGGCCGGCCTCATGGCGTCGCAGTTCGCGCTCCTCTTCGTCCGGCGGCTGCAGGTCCCCGTGGTCATCACCGACCTCGACCAGGCGCGCGTGGACGCGGGGGTCGCCGGCATCCACGGCGAGATCCGGAAGCTCGCCGAGAAGGGGCGCGTCTCCCCCGACGAGGCCAACCGGCTGACCGCGCTCGTCACGGGCACGACCGACAAGGCCGACTTCGCCGACGCAGACTGGGTGATCGAGGCCGTGTTCGAGGAGCTCGGCGTGAAGCAGGCGGTGTTCGCCGAGATCGAGCAGCACGTCTCCGAGACCGCGATCCTCGCCACGAACACGTCGAGCCTCTCGGTCGAGCGCATCGCGGAGCGCCTGCGGCACCCGGAGCGCGTGGTGGGCTTCCACTTCTTCAACCCCGTCGCCGTGATGCCGCTCATCGAGGTCGTGCGCACCCCGCAGACCACTGACGAGACGCTGTCGACCGCGATGCAGGTGGCGAAGCAGCTGCGCAAGAACGCCGTCATCACCCGGGACACCCCGGGCTTCGTGGTGAACCGGATCCTCGCGAAGGTCCTCGGCGAGGCCATGCACGCGGTCGACACGGGCACGCCCTTCGAGGTGGTCGACCGCTCCCTCGCGCCGTTCGGCCTACCCATGACGCCGTTCGAGCTGCTCGAGCTGGTGGGCCTCAAGGTCGGCGCGCACGTGCTCGACACACACCACGCCGCCTTCCCGGACCGGTTCTTCGAGAGCCCGAACCTGCACCGGCTCGCCGATCTCGGGCGCATCTACGCGCGGGACGCGAAGGGCCGGCCGACGGGCTTCGACAAGGAGGCCGTGCGCATCGTCAAGGGCGGGAAGTCGCCCATGACGGCGGAGGAGATCCGCGAGCGCGTCGAGACCGGCCTCGCCGACGAGGTGCACCGCATGCTCGAGGACGACGTCGTGCACGCGGCCGAGGACATCGACCTGTGCCTCATCCTCGGCGCCGGCTACCCGTTCCAGATGGGCGGCCTCACGCCCTACCTCGACCGCGTCGGGGCCAGCGACCGGGCGTTCGGCGACACGTTCCACCACCCGCCGATCCGCGGCGTGGAGTAG
- a CDS encoding thiolase family protein, with amino-acid sequence MVERAEVHFVDGVRTPFGRAGEKGMYWRTRADDLVVKAMIGLLERNPQVPKDRIDEVAIAATTQTGDQGLTLGRTAALLAGLPRSVPGFAIDRMCAGAMTSVTATAGGIAFGAYDLAIAGGVEHMGRHPMGFDADPNPRFLAERLVSHDALNMGNTAERIHDRFPALTRERADRYALASQRKTALAYANGDIQPDLVPVATRSDQGWGLATRDEAMRPETTLEGLAGLRTPFRPHGRVTAGNSSGLNDGATAALLASGDAVKELGLAPKMTLVSFAFAGVEPEIMGIGPVPSTEKALRKAGLTIDDIGLFELNEAFAIQVLSFLDHFRLDDDDPRVNEYGGAIAVGHPLASSGVRLMNQLARQFEQHPEVRYGLTAMCVGLGQGGSVIWENPHFTGTRKRNK; translated from the coding sequence GTGGTCGAGAGAGCCGAAGTCCATTTCGTGGACGGGGTCCGCACCCCGTTCGGACGAGCGGGTGAGAAGGGCATGTACTGGCGGACCCGCGCCGACGACCTGGTGGTCAAGGCCATGATCGGGTTGCTCGAGCGGAACCCCCAGGTGCCGAAGGACCGGATCGACGAGGTGGCCATCGCGGCCACGACGCAGACGGGCGACCAGGGCCTCACCCTCGGCCGCACGGCCGCTCTGCTCGCCGGGCTCCCCCGCTCCGTCCCCGGCTTCGCCATCGACCGGATGTGCGCCGGCGCCATGACGAGCGTCACGGCCACCGCGGGCGGCATCGCCTTCGGCGCGTACGACCTCGCGATCGCGGGCGGCGTCGAGCACATGGGCCGCCACCCCATGGGCTTCGACGCGGATCCGAACCCCCGCTTCCTCGCCGAGCGCCTCGTGAGCCATGACGCCCTCAACATGGGGAACACGGCCGAGCGGATCCACGACCGCTTCCCGGCGCTCACCCGCGAGCGGGCCGACCGCTACGCCCTCGCCAGCCAGCGGAAGACCGCGCTCGCCTACGCGAACGGCGACATCCAGCCGGACCTCGTGCCCGTCGCGACCCGGTCCGACCAGGGCTGGGGCCTCGCGACCCGCGACGAGGCCATGCGCCCCGAGACGACGCTCGAGGGCCTCGCCGGGCTCCGGACCCCCTTCCGCCCGCACGGCCGCGTCACGGCCGGCAACTCGTCGGGCCTCAACGACGGCGCGACCGCCGCCCTCCTCGCGAGCGGCGACGCCGTGAAGGAGCTCGGCCTCGCCCCGAAGATGACCCTGGTGTCCTTCGCGTTCGCGGGCGTCGAGCCCGAGATCATGGGCATCGGCCCCGTGCCGAGCACCGAGAAGGCGCTCCGCAAGGCCGGGCTCACCATCGACGACATCGGGCTGTTCGAGCTCAACGAGGCCTTCGCCATCCAGGTGCTCAGCTTCCTCGACCACTTCCGTCTCGACGACGACGACCCGCGCGTCAACGAGTACGGCGGCGCCATCGCCGTCGGCCACCCGCTCGCGTCGAGCGGCGTCCGTCTGATGAACCAGCTCGCGCGCCAGTTCGAGCAGCACCCCGAGGTCCGCTACGGCCTCACGGCGATGTGCGTCGGCCTCGGCCAGGGCGGCAGCGTCATCTGGGAGAACCCGCACTTCACCGGCACGAGGAAGAGGAACAAGTGA
- a CDS encoding ribonuclease D produces the protein MNAPSDTPDPDATGVDALVSPPTGLTRPAMGTSLFSDVPGSTATDAVAARTRRRTRRTAPQRVADLAPAAVAPVPDAPAAAVERVADDAPARPPLREAAATGDLTVIDTREDYLRAVEAIAAGTGPIAVDAERASGFRYSQRAYLIQVFRRGAGTFLFDPPAVGDFSELDDVIRDVEWVLHAASQDLACLREVGLDPRRIFDTELASRLLGLPRVGLGTVVEELLGIHLAKEHSAADWSTRPLPRAWLVYAALDVELLVDVRDEIARRLEEQGKTGIAEQEFAATIAKEAKPARVEPWRRLSGLHGVRGGRGLAVAKELWEARDAYAREVDTSPGRLVPDGSLVAVARILPQTKRDLAAAREFSGRASRSEIDRWWAAVERGLAATEFPQLRGTGESMPPPKAWADKDPAADRRLKLARVAVQEVANGMGVPQENLLTPEVLRRVAWTPPADLAPEAVAEALASWGARPWQIEATAAPVAAAFVDAGQADDATDDGAS, from the coding sequence GTGAACGCCCCGTCCGACACCCCCGACCCCGACGCGACCGGCGTGGACGCCTTGGTCTCGCCGCCCACCGGCCTGACCCGGCCCGCCATGGGGACGTCCCTGTTCTCCGACGTGCCGGGATCCACCGCGACCGACGCGGTCGCCGCCCGCACCCGCAGGCGCACCCGACGGACCGCGCCCCAGCGGGTCGCCGACCTCGCACCGGCCGCCGTGGCCCCCGTGCCGGACGCCCCCGCGGCGGCGGTCGAGCGCGTCGCCGACGACGCTCCCGCCCGGCCGCCCCTCCGCGAGGCCGCGGCGACGGGCGACCTCACCGTCATCGACACGCGGGAGGACTACCTGCGCGCGGTCGAGGCCATCGCGGCAGGCACCGGTCCCATCGCGGTCGACGCCGAGCGCGCCTCCGGGTTCCGCTACAGCCAGCGCGCGTACCTCATCCAGGTGTTCCGCCGCGGCGCCGGCACCTTCCTCTTCGACCCGCCCGCCGTCGGCGACTTCTCGGAGCTCGACGACGTGATCCGGGACGTGGAGTGGGTGCTGCACGCCGCCAGCCAGGACCTCGCCTGCCTCCGCGAGGTGGGCCTCGACCCGCGGCGCATCTTCGACACCGAGCTCGCGTCGCGCCTGCTCGGCCTGCCGCGCGTGGGCCTCGGCACCGTGGTGGAGGAGCTGCTCGGGATCCACCTGGCCAAGGAGCACTCGGCCGCCGACTGGTCGACCCGCCCGCTCCCCCGCGCCTGGCTCGTCTACGCCGCGCTCGACGTCGAGCTGCTCGTGGACGTGCGCGACGAGATCGCGCGCCGCCTCGAGGAGCAGGGCAAGACGGGCATCGCCGAGCAGGAGTTCGCGGCGACGATCGCCAAGGAGGCGAAGCCCGCCCGGGTCGAGCCGTGGCGTCGGCTCAGCGGCCTGCACGGGGTGCGCGGCGGCCGCGGCCTCGCGGTCGCCAAGGAGCTGTGGGAGGCCCGCGACGCGTACGCGCGCGAGGTCGACACGAGCCCCGGCCGCCTCGTCCCCGACGGGTCGCTCGTCGCGGTCGCCCGGATCCTGCCGCAGACCAAGCGGGACCTCGCCGCCGCGCGCGAGTTCTCCGGGCGCGCGAGCCGCAGCGAGATCGACCGCTGGTGGGCGGCCGTCGAGCGGGGGCTCGCCGCGACCGAGTTCCCGCAGCTGCGCGGCACGGGCGAGAGCATGCCGCCGCCCAAGGCCTGGGCCGACAAGGACCCCGCCGCCGACCGCCGCCTCAAGCTCGCCCGCGTCGCCGTGCAGGAGGTCGCGAACGGGATGGGGGTGCCGCAGGAGAACCTGCTGACCCCCGAGGTGCTGCGCCGCGTCGCCTGGACGCCGCCCGCCGACCTCGCGCCCGAGGCCGTCGCGGAGGCGCTCGCCTCATGGGGTGCGCGACCCTGGCAGATCGAGGCGACGGCCGCTCCGGTGGCCGCGGCGTTTGTCGATGCTGGCCAAGCCGACGACGCGACCGACGACGGGGCCTCGTAG
- a CDS encoding DUF3000 domain-containing protein, translated as MVETRDSAEDPPEFRAALDALRRATTRSELVLTEIPSPSSSLAPNAVALAADVSPSGHASDSELGTGRFILLHDPEEPEAWGGAFRVVCFAQAPLETDMGTDPFLADVAWSWLVDGLASRGARYSSPSGTATRIISTGYGELARQGSGAKIELRASWTPADSDVTAHVEGWGELLCMLAGLPPAGEGVTLLSARRTRT; from the coding sequence GTGGTAGAGACCCGTGACAGTGCCGAGGATCCGCCCGAGTTCCGCGCGGCGCTGGACGCGCTGCGGCGCGCGACCACGCGATCCGAGCTCGTGCTGACGGAGATCCCCTCGCCCTCGAGCAGCCTGGCGCCGAACGCCGTGGCGCTCGCTGCCGACGTCTCGCCCTCGGGTCACGCCTCCGACTCGGAGCTCGGCACCGGCCGCTTCATCCTGCTGCACGACCCGGAGGAGCCGGAGGCGTGGGGCGGCGCCTTCCGCGTCGTCTGCTTCGCGCAGGCGCCGCTCGAGACCGACATGGGGACGGATCCGTTCCTCGCCGACGTCGCGTGGTCCTGGCTCGTCGACGGCCTCGCCTCCCGCGGCGCCCGGTACTCCTCGCCGTCGGGCACCGCCACCCGCATCATCTCCACCGGCTACGGCGAGCTCGCCCGCCAGGGCAGCGGTGCCAAGATCGAGCTGCGCGCGTCGTGGACACCCGCGGACTCCGACGTGACCGCCCATGTGGAAGGCTGGGGGGAACTACTGTGCATGCTCGCAGGGCTCCCTCCCGCGGGCGAAGGAGTGACACTGCTATCAGCGCGACGCACCCGGACGTGA
- a CDS encoding dihydrofolate reductase family protein, which translates to MRITRVLSVTGPADAASSRGLEDDGTREWLEDLYRPGSAEHVRLNFVASVDGSVIGADGTSDSLSSVVDRRILGVIRELADVVLVGAGTVRAERYVLPRRTPLAVATSSGDLEGHRFDPDAGAGRLLVLCPPEARDRAVATLAGVPAEIVSVPLGAAADGRMGGDHVVDALRGHGLVHVVCEGGPALAASLLAAGRVDELCLTTSPELVTPLTPLVPAGSGIHSPMRLDQLLVDDDHRTYARWAVRRG; encoded by the coding sequence GTGAGGATCACCCGGGTCCTGTCCGTCACCGGTCCTGCCGACGCTGCTTCCTCGCGCGGGTTGGAGGACGACGGCACGAGGGAGTGGCTCGAGGACCTCTACCGTCCGGGATCCGCCGAGCACGTCCGCCTCAACTTCGTGGCGTCCGTCGACGGCAGCGTCATCGGCGCCGACGGCACGTCCGACAGCCTCTCGAGCGTCGTCGACCGGCGGATCCTCGGCGTGATCCGCGAGCTCGCCGACGTCGTGCTCGTGGGCGCGGGCACGGTGCGCGCCGAGCGCTACGTGCTCCCCCGCCGCACACCCCTGGCCGTCGCGACATCCTCGGGCGATCTGGAGGGGCACCGCTTCGACCCCGACGCCGGAGCCGGCCGCCTCCTCGTGCTGTGCCCGCCCGAGGCGCGTGACCGCGCGGTGGCGACGTTGGCAGGCGTGCCCGCCGAGATCGTCTCCGTGCCGCTGGGTGCCGCGGCCGACGGGCGGATGGGCGGCGACCACGTCGTCGACGCGCTCCGCGGTCACGGGCTGGTCCACGTCGTGTGCGAGGGCGGGCCCGCGCTCGCCGCATCGCTCCTCGCGGCGGGTCGAGTGGACGAGCTCTGCCTCACCACCTCGCCCGAGCTCGTGACGCCGCTCACGCCGCTCGTGCCGGCGGGCTCCGGCATCCACTCCCCGATGCGGCTCGACCAGCTGCTCGTCGACGACGACCACCGCACCTACGCGCGCTGGGCGGTGCGGCGGGGCTGA